A single window of Sphingobacterium sp. ML3W DNA harbors:
- a CDS encoding F0F1 ATP synthase subunit B → MEKLIEQFSFGLFFWQVIILLIIIFLLGKFAWKPIIAALAEREQGISEALESAEKAKLEMARLTNENESLLKEARVERDLILKEAKEIKDKIVAEAKTIAQTEGAKMIAQASVEINEQKNKAMAEVKDQVSTLALDIARKVLSKEFEDQNKQEMLIADLLKDVKVN, encoded by the coding sequence ATGGAAAAATTAATAGAACAGTTTTCATTTGGTTTGTTTTTCTGGCAAGTCATCATCTTATTAATCATTATCTTTTTATTAGGCAAGTTTGCTTGGAAACCTATCATAGCTGCATTAGCGGAGCGTGAACAAGGTATTTCTGAGGCTTTGGAATCTGCTGAAAAAGCTAAATTAGAGATGGCTCGTTTAACAAACGAAAATGAGTCTTTATTGAAGGAAGCTCGCGTAGAACGTGATTTAATCCTGAAGGAAGCAAAAGAAATAAAAGATAAGATTGTTGCTGAAGCTAAAACCATCGCGCAAACCGAAGGTGCGAAAATGATTGCTCAGGCTTCGGTTGAAATCAACGAGCAAAAAAATAAGGCTATGGCTGAGGTGAAAGATCAAGTTTCTACTTTGGCATTGGATATCGCTCGCAAAGTATTAAGCAAAGAATTTGAAGACCAAAATAAGCAAGAGATGTTAATCGCAGATTTGCTTAAAGACGTAAAAGTAAACTAA
- a CDS encoding GDYXXLXY domain-containing protein: MKNYRNWIIAVNLLAIIAYFSYTVIEKERTLRHGKLILLALAPVDPRSLMQGDYMRLRYSIADSIDLHTAAPRGYLVVRLNEQGIAKGIRIQDDALPLNKGEILIKYTLSNRNALNIGAESYFFQEGHAVKYEHAKFGGLRVDEKGNSLLIGLYNEKEKFIE; the protein is encoded by the coding sequence ATGAAGAATTATAGAAACTGGATAATCGCTGTTAATCTACTGGCAATAATCGCTTATTTTAGCTATACAGTAATCGAAAAAGAACGCACATTAAGACATGGAAAACTCATTCTTCTAGCATTGGCACCTGTAGATCCTAGATCACTTATGCAAGGTGATTATATGCGTTTAAGGTATAGTATCGCAGACAGCATAGACCTACATACAGCCGCCCCGAGAGGTTATCTCGTTGTTAGGTTGAATGAGCAAGGTATAGCGAAAGGAATTCGGATACAAGACGATGCACTCCCCCTAAACAAAGGCGAAATATTAATAAAATATACCTTATCCAATAGAAACGCCTTAAACATTGGCGCCGAATCATATTTCTTTCAAGAAGGGCATGCTGTAAAGTATGAACATGCTAAGTTTGGAGGACTTAGAGTAGATGAAAAAGGAAATAGTTTATTGATTGGACTTTATAATGAAAAGGAAAAATTCATTGAATAA
- a CDS encoding DUF4401 domain-containing protein, protein MTNNQELLKKIEALTHDSEAGFQINNQKVVEEYQHLKENRTNIAIKILSILGIILSVLSFLAALLFLNLLDEKLNLIISGALLLILSIVGLKKYSSIIIDTASITLYAVGGWMLIYGLDTNNTNLILVLCIVISSCTLVIVQRYLLSLLNMLCIIYAIFALIANNFENMIYFAFANALIVVALFLISNHEAFIISKRNFISQIQQPLRTALFLSTLATTAYIVLSHFDTYENSVNTSSIALYLTSITYAVAIIYMIHKIMLKLGITNTKLRITIYTLSLMILIATIINPGISASIFLILLCFYYQYKFGLSLSIIAMPFFLWHFYYNLNFTLLTKSILLLASGALFIAAYFVINITKDQHEEL, encoded by the coding sequence ATGACAAATAATCAAGAACTATTAAAAAAGATAGAGGCACTAACCCACGATAGCGAAGCTGGATTTCAAATCAATAATCAAAAAGTCGTTGAAGAGTATCAGCATCTGAAAGAAAATAGAACCAACATAGCCATAAAAATATTGTCGATACTTGGAATTATCCTAAGTGTTTTAAGTTTTTTAGCTGCATTACTATTTCTCAATCTGTTGGATGAAAAATTAAACCTGATTATCAGTGGTGCCCTATTACTAATCCTTTCGATAGTAGGCCTTAAAAAATATAGCAGTATTATCATTGACACTGCGAGTATAACATTGTACGCAGTAGGAGGCTGGATGTTGATTTATGGTCTCGATACAAATAATACAAACTTGATATTAGTATTATGTATAGTGATTAGCTCATGCACACTCGTAATCGTGCAGCGCTATCTCTTATCTCTTCTTAATATGCTTTGTATCATTTACGCCATATTTGCTTTAATAGCTAATAACTTTGAAAATATGATTTACTTCGCATTTGCTAATGCTTTAATCGTAGTCGCCTTATTCTTAATTTCAAATCATGAAGCATTCATAATTTCGAAACGAAACTTCATCAGTCAAATTCAACAACCTTTACGAACAGCATTATTCTTATCCACCTTAGCAACAACAGCGTACATTGTACTTTCACATTTCGACACCTATGAAAATAGCGTAAACACTAGCTCAATAGCCTTATATCTAACATCGATTACCTATGCGGTTGCAATTATATATATGATTCACAAAATCATGCTCAAACTTGGTATCACTAATACAAAATTGCGCATCACGATCTATACACTAAGCTTAATGATTTTAATTGCAACTATAATCAATCCGGGAATATCAGCATCCATTTTCCTTATTTTACTATGCTTCTATTATCAATATAAGTTTGGTCTTTCATTGTCCATAATTGCAATGCCATTTTTTCTATGGCATTTTTACTACAATCTCAACTTTACATTATTGACCAAGTCCATCCTATTACTTGCCTCAGGAGCATTATTTATAGCCGCATATTTTGTTATCAACATCACTAAAGACCAACATGAAGAATTATAG
- the atpE gene encoding ATP synthase F0 subunit C, whose protein sequence is MYNLIGAGLIVIGAGLGLGKIGGSAMEAIARQPEAASKIQTAMIIIGALLEGLAFGALLLGK, encoded by the coding sequence ATGTACAATTTAATTGGAGCAGGTTTAATCGTTATCGGAGCAGGATTAGGTCTAGGTAAAATCGGTGGTTCAGCAATGGAAGCAATTGCTCGCCAACCAGAAGCAGCTAGTAAAATCCAAACTGCGATGATCATTATCGGAGCCTTATTAGAAGGTTTAGCTTTCGGTGCGTTATTATTAGGTAAATAA
- a CDS encoding two-component regulator propeller domain-containing protein codes for MWFGTESGLSRFDGLQFTNFRYSSNKGSGLSSNPISGLFEGPEGQIWIRTHSKMNVYDQKRGTITQNIDSILRIWNLPSGDPEIIRSFGNNEFAVLYKDSSLVLFDTQLKKARFFPSIKGRKIVDVLNFSKESFWVVYDNGLVQLIHNRSWKRIKEFALPVDIQRVNYRLFIDGEGDLWVHSKDIPIGAFWIKDGSNEIIPIKERLSNVFVGNIVQDEHGLIWLATDHGGINVFDKKTGSIDIIGHEEYNLRSLPYNSITSLYKDPKGIIWVGTYKGGISYYHPNLLLFPVYQNYAGNSKTLPFDDVNRFIQDDHDNLWIGTNGGGLLHYDVENKIYKQYKHDPSDQNSIPSDVVVSLYLDNKNILWVGTYHGGLSRFDGKTFKTYDKGTGPARLPGDSVWEIFEDSRGRFWIGTLSAGLYLFNQEHERFFPFRSREGKPISSTYVSVLFEDSKKNIWVGTATGIELITPNGQIKHINEREGKLRLSNDLIYDIKEDELGHIWVATQEGINIIQNDTIRYLNMGDGLIDNGILTLVLDNKNNMWASSAKGLSEIVPIKDASQFVIRNFNKEQGLQSNVFNENSALKMRNGQLIFGGPKGYNIIDPNMIWGSKENLRPVLSNIYLFNRKINVGERLNGQVILNESLIDVKKLKLPYNQNAISLELSSFNYLQQDNRIYQYQLDGLSDEWFDFETGTMKANFTNLDSKSYKFYIRHSVDNESWSEKTLLLTLAIAPPFWKSSWALLLYVLVLISCAYLWQAWLKLRSKTRNQLILVTEQALQARELDELKTRFFTNVSHEFRTPISLILTPSEQLLQKETDVQKKEDLRLINKNASRLLILVNQLLDFRKLEKNQINRMDEYGDLILFNKEQIAPFFQLAEVNSLYIEASYDREHYLGNFDKGKIESILFNLLSNAIKFSKSGGKVTVGVTIEEQINDFDVWRLEIKDEGPGIPEEYQSRIFDRYFQYDVKNGRLNQGTGIGLSIVKDYVEFLNGNISIDSVEGRGTSFVVAIPIETVSMPIAVASDHTAKKNQILLIEDHLEFLDYLKRNLTDEFLIDGVCSVKEAKDYLSQKEYDLVIADIQLPDESGIDFCTYLKSSDRYRHIPVLMVTAVMDEHIQLQALRAGASDYILKPFNFELLKSKIASVLNQKSSLVKKYQKQIAIELSQPEIESADEKFIREVIIEVERDLSDSTLSVEILAGRMHMTRVGLYKKILAITGYSPTEYIRYIRLKRAMHLIQHSKFSISEIAYEVGFGNPKQFSKYFKTTFGNLPSYYRKIL; via the coding sequence ATGTGGTTTGGTACAGAATCTGGATTGAGTAGATTTGATGGACTTCAATTTACAAATTTTCGTTATTCATCCAACAAAGGTTCTGGGTTGAGTAGCAATCCCATTTCAGGATTATTTGAGGGACCTGAGGGACAAATATGGATTCGTACGCATTCGAAAATGAATGTATATGATCAAAAAAGAGGAACTATTACTCAAAATATTGACTCTATTCTACGTATTTGGAATCTACCTTCTGGCGACCCAGAGATTATTCGTTCTTTCGGCAATAATGAATTCGCGGTCTTATATAAAGATAGTTCACTTGTTTTATTCGATACTCAATTAAAAAAAGCAAGATTTTTCCCATCCATAAAAGGTCGAAAAATTGTTGATGTTTTGAATTTCTCGAAAGAATCTTTTTGGGTTGTATATGACAATGGCTTGGTTCAATTAATCCATAATAGATCTTGGAAACGAATAAAGGAATTTGCTTTGCCGGTTGATATACAGCGTGTTAATTATCGTCTTTTTATAGATGGAGAAGGAGATTTGTGGGTGCATTCAAAAGATATCCCAATAGGTGCATTTTGGATTAAAGATGGATCAAATGAAATCATTCCTATTAAAGAACGGCTGTCAAATGTTTTTGTTGGAAATATTGTTCAAGATGAGCATGGTTTGATTTGGTTAGCTACTGATCATGGGGGAATCAATGTGTTTGATAAGAAGACGGGATCTATTGACATTATAGGTCATGAAGAATATAATTTAAGAAGTTTGCCTTACAACAGTATCACTTCTCTTTATAAGGATCCAAAAGGGATAATCTGGGTTGGAACGTATAAGGGTGGAATAAGTTATTATCATCCAAACTTATTGTTATTTCCTGTTTACCAAAATTATGCTGGCAATTCTAAAACATTACCTTTTGATGATGTTAATCGTTTTATTCAAGATGATCATGATAATTTATGGATCGGTACGAATGGTGGTGGTTTACTCCATTATGATGTTGAAAATAAAATCTATAAGCAATATAAACACGATCCGAGCGATCAAAATTCCATACCTAGTGATGTTGTAGTAAGTCTCTATTTGGATAATAAGAATATACTTTGGGTAGGTACTTATCATGGAGGATTGAGCCGATTCGATGGTAAAACGTTTAAAACATATGATAAGGGTACTGGACCAGCTCGTTTACCGGGGGATAGTGTATGGGAAATATTTGAAGATTCAAGAGGACGCTTCTGGATAGGAACGTTATCTGCTGGTCTATATTTGTTTAATCAGGAACATGAAAGATTTTTTCCGTTCCGTTCTCGTGAGGGAAAGCCTATTTCCAGTACATATGTGTCAGTTCTGTTTGAAGATTCTAAAAAAAACATTTGGGTTGGAACTGCTACCGGTATTGAATTGATTACACCAAATGGTCAAATTAAACATATTAATGAAAGAGAAGGGAAATTACGTCTTTCTAATGATTTGATTTATGATATCAAGGAGGATGAGTTGGGGCATATTTGGGTGGCTACGCAGGAGGGTATAAATATTATTCAAAATGATACTATCCGATATTTGAATATGGGGGATGGGTTAATCGATAATGGTATATTGACATTGGTTTTAGATAACAAGAATAACATGTGGGCATCCTCGGCAAAGGGTTTGTCTGAAATCGTTCCCATTAAAGATGCTAGTCAATTTGTAATTCGTAATTTTAATAAGGAGCAAGGGCTTCAGAGCAATGTATTTAATGAAAATTCGGCTTTGAAGATGCGTAATGGACAACTTATATTTGGTGGGCCCAAGGGGTATAATATCATTGACCCTAATATGATCTGGGGTTCAAAGGAAAATTTAAGACCTGTATTATCTAATATCTATCTTTTTAATCGCAAAATAAATGTTGGTGAACGCTTAAATGGTCAGGTTATTCTTAATGAGTCGTTGATTGATGTGAAGAAATTAAAACTTCCATATAATCAAAATGCTATTTCACTTGAATTATCATCATTTAATTATTTGCAACAGGATAATCGTATATATCAGTACCAGCTGGATGGATTAAGTGATGAATGGTTTGATTTTGAGACTGGTACCATGAAAGCAAATTTTACCAATCTCGATTCAAAATCATATAAATTTTATATTAGGCATTCTGTGGATAATGAAAGTTGGTCTGAGAAAACATTATTATTGACACTTGCTATAGCGCCTCCTTTTTGGAAATCGTCGTGGGCATTATTGCTCTATGTACTGGTTTTGATCTCTTGTGCTTACTTATGGCAGGCTTGGTTGAAATTACGTTCAAAGACCAGAAACCAATTGATTTTGGTGACTGAACAGGCTTTACAGGCAAGAGAGCTGGACGAGTTGAAAACTCGTTTTTTCACCAATGTAAGTCACGAGTTTAGGACTCCGATCAGTTTAATCTTAACACCTTCTGAGCAGCTTCTGCAAAAGGAAACAGATGTGCAGAAGAAGGAAGATTTAAGGCTGATCAATAAGAATGCTTCGCGTTTATTGATTTTGGTTAATCAATTGTTGGATTTTAGAAAGTTAGAAAAAAATCAGATTAACCGTATGGATGAATATGGTGATTTGATTCTTTTTAATAAAGAACAGATTGCACCATTTTTCCAATTGGCCGAAGTAAATTCTCTGTATATAGAGGCAAGTTATGACCGGGAGCATTATCTAGGTAATTTTGATAAAGGGAAAATTGAAAGTATCCTTTTCAATTTACTGTCAAATGCAATTAAATTTAGTAAGTCTGGAGGTAAGGTGACTGTTGGGGTTACTATTGAGGAACAAATTAATGATTTTGATGTTTGGCGATTAGAAATTAAGGACGAAGGTCCTGGGATACCCGAAGAATACCAATCTCGAATTTTTGATCGTTATTTTCAATATGATGTAAAGAATGGCCGTTTGAATCAAGGGACAGGTATTGGTCTTTCTATCGTTAAGGATTATGTGGAGTTTCTGAATGGAAATATTTCAATTGATAGTGTAGAGGGGCGGGGAACTAGTTTTGTTGTCGCAATACCAATAGAGACGGTCAGTATGCCCATAGCGGTTGCGTCAGACCACACGGCCAAGAAAAATCAAATTTTGCTCATTGAGGATCATCTGGAATTTTTAGATTATTTGAAAAGAAATTTAACGGATGAATTTCTTATTGATGGTGTTTGCTCTGTTAAGGAGGCGAAGGATTACCTGTCTCAAAAAGAATATGATTTGGTCATTGCTGATATTCAATTACCGGATGAAAGTGGAATTGATTTTTGCACTTATTTGAAATCATCGGACCGCTACCGACATATTCCTGTTCTTATGGTTACAGCAGTCATGGATGAGCATATTCAACTACAGGCTCTTCGAGCCGGTGCTTCTGATTATATTCTCAAACCATTTAATTTTGAATTGTTGAAATCAAAAATTGCGAGTGTGCTGAATCAAAAATCTTCGCTCGTTAAGAAATATCAAAAACAAATCGCTATAGAACTTAGTCAACCTGAGATTGAATCTGCCGATGAGAAATTTATTCGGGAAGTAATTATTGAAGTCGAACGGGATTTGTCAGACTCGACTTTATCTGTCGAAATATTGGCAGGAAGAATGCATATGACTCGGGTAGGTCTTTATAAAAAAATATTAGCCATTACGGGGTATTCTCCGACGGAGTATATTAGGTATATCCGATTGAAAAGAGCAATGCATCTTATACAGCATTCAAAATTTTCAATTTCTGAAATTGCGTATGAAGTAGGGTTTGGCAATCCAAAACAATTTAGTAAATATTTTAAGACCACTTTTGGGAACTTACCATCTTATTATCGTAAAATACTGTAG
- the atpA gene encoding F0F1 ATP synthase subunit alpha, whose translation MIEVRPDEVSAVLREQLSGFKSEAELEEVGTVLSIGDGIARIYGLTKVQSGELVEFDNGLQGIVLNLEEDNVGVVLLGPSDIVKEGDTIKRTNRIASIKVGEGMCGRVVNTLGQPIDGKGPITGETYEMPIERKAPGVLFRQPVTEPLQTGIKAIDAMIPVGRGQRELVIGDRQTGKTAVCIDTILNQKEFYDAGQPVYCIYVAVGQKNSTVANIVRTLEERGAMAYTIVVAASAADPAPLQFYAPMAGAAIGEFFRDTGRPALIVYDDLSKQAVAYREVSLLLKRPPGREAYPGDVFYLHSRLLERAAKINASDEIARNMNDLPESIKHLVKGGGSLTALPIIETQAGDVSAYIPTNVISITDGQIFLESNLFNAGIRPAINVGISVSRVGGNAQIKPMKKVAGTLKLDQAQYRELEAFSKFGSDLDAATKGVLDKGIRNVEILKQAQYSPVSVEKQVAIIYAGTKGLFRSVPVNKVREFEEEYLTLLEQRHPEVLNAFKAGKFSDELTSVLETVAKDLASKY comes from the coding sequence ATGATAGAGGTAAGACCAGATGAGGTTTCGGCAGTTTTAAGAGAACAATTGTCGGGCTTTAAATCAGAAGCCGAACTAGAGGAAGTTGGTACCGTACTTAGTATTGGTGACGGTATTGCTCGTATTTACGGCTTAACTAAAGTTCAGTCCGGTGAATTGGTTGAATTTGATAACGGATTACAAGGTATCGTATTAAACTTAGAAGAAGATAACGTTGGTGTTGTACTTTTAGGTCCTTCAGACATCGTGAAAGAAGGTGATACTATCAAACGTACGAATCGTATAGCATCTATTAAAGTAGGTGAAGGTATGTGTGGTCGTGTTGTAAATACATTAGGCCAGCCAATTGATGGTAAAGGACCTATTACAGGTGAAACATATGAAATGCCAATCGAGCGTAAAGCTCCAGGTGTATTGTTCCGTCAACCGGTAACTGAGCCATTACAAACAGGTATCAAAGCAATTGATGCCATGATTCCAGTAGGACGTGGACAACGTGAGTTAGTAATCGGTGACCGTCAAACAGGTAAAACTGCTGTATGTATCGATACGATCTTAAACCAAAAGGAATTTTATGATGCAGGTCAACCTGTATATTGTATTTATGTTGCTGTTGGTCAAAAGAATTCTACAGTTGCGAACATCGTTCGTACTTTAGAAGAGCGTGGTGCTATGGCATATACAATTGTTGTTGCTGCTTCAGCTGCTGATCCAGCTCCATTACAGTTTTATGCGCCAATGGCGGGTGCTGCAATCGGAGAATTCTTCCGTGATACAGGTCGTCCAGCGTTAATCGTATATGATGATTTATCAAAACAAGCGGTAGCTTACCGTGAGGTTTCTTTATTATTGAAAAGACCTCCGGGACGTGAAGCATACCCAGGTGATGTATTCTATTTACATAGTCGTCTATTAGAAAGAGCTGCGAAAATCAATGCTTCTGACGAGATTGCTAGAAATATGAATGACCTTCCTGAGTCTATCAAACACTTGGTAAAAGGTGGTGGTTCATTAACTGCTCTTCCTATTATCGAGACTCAAGCGGGTGACGTTTCTGCTTATATCCCTACAAACGTAATTTCAATTACTGATGGTCAGATTTTCTTAGAATCTAACTTGTTTAACGCGGGTATTCGTCCAGCGATTAACGTAGGTATCTCTGTATCACGTGTAGGTGGTAACGCGCAGATCAAACCGATGAAAAAGGTTGCAGGTACATTAAAATTAGACCAAGCACAATACCGTGAGCTAGAAGCTTTCTCGAAATTTGGATCTGATTTAGATGCAGCAACAAAAGGAGTTTTGGACAAAGGTATTCGTAACGTTGAGATTTTGAAACAAGCTCAATATTCTCCAGTTTCTGTTGAAAAACAAGTAGCGATTATTTATGCGGGTACAAAAGGTTTATTCCGTTCTGTTCCAGTAAATAAAGTGAGAGAATTTGAAGAAGAGTACTTAACGTTGTTAGAGCAACGTCATCCAGAGGTTTTAAACGCTTTTAAAGCGGGTAAATTCTCTGATGAGTTAACTTCAGTATTAGAAACAGTAGCTAAAGATTTAGCATCAAAATATTAA
- a CDS encoding DUF2157 domain-containing protein, giving the protein MEKIDREDISITSKHSNRSKEQIKKLLEQYVYANNEDWRKFINLFLLILGIGFFVSGVIFFFAYNWADLNKFMKIGIVLILLITTVVCGIQLKIKESYKNMLLTAASVIVGLLFAIFGQIYQTGANAYDFFLAWTLFITIWVLAINFYPLWLLYMILFNTTIILFNEQVQNNFDTNALTTLIFLINGITLVALLIYSKRKNNNIPLWFRNTLVLIVTTIATIGMIDIIFYAKFPEGLLLTSGTLGFFIYGIIYALSTKSTFFIATISFSLLILINSLLIKIFENEAVLILVSIVVIIATTAIIKLLLTLQRKWNNDK; this is encoded by the coding sequence ATGGAAAAAATAGATCGAGAAGACATATCTATTACTAGCAAACACAGTAATAGATCAAAAGAGCAGATAAAAAAGCTCCTAGAACAATATGTATATGCGAACAACGAAGATTGGAGAAAATTCATAAATCTATTTTTACTCATATTAGGAATAGGATTTTTTGTATCTGGAGTCATATTTTTCTTTGCATACAATTGGGCTGACCTCAATAAGTTCATGAAAATTGGAATTGTACTTATCTTACTTATAACGACTGTAGTTTGTGGAATCCAATTAAAGATAAAGGAGTCTTATAAAAATATGCTTCTTACCGCTGCTTCAGTAATCGTAGGGCTATTATTTGCAATATTTGGCCAAATATATCAAACTGGAGCTAATGCCTATGATTTTTTTCTAGCTTGGACACTGTTCATTACCATCTGGGTCTTAGCAATTAATTTCTATCCCCTTTGGCTCCTATATATGATTTTATTCAATACCACAATCATACTGTTCAATGAACAAGTACAGAACAATTTTGATACGAATGCATTAACAACACTTATTTTTCTCATCAATGGTATTACCTTGGTCGCACTCCTAATTTACAGTAAAAGGAAAAATAACAACATTCCACTCTGGTTTAGAAATACGTTGGTACTTATAGTCACTACGATAGCTACCATTGGTATGATCGATATAATTTTTTACGCTAAATTTCCAGAAGGTTTATTATTAACCTCCGGTACGCTCGGTTTCTTTATATACGGCATAATTTACGCACTCTCGACTAAAAGTACTTTCTTTATAGCGACCATATCATTCAGTCTATTAATCCTAATCAATAGTCTACTGATTAAAATTTTTGAAAACGAAGCTGTCTTAATCCTGGTCAGTATTGTTGTCATTATTGCGACAACGGCAATTATTAAATTATTACTAACTCTTCAAAGAAAGTGGAACAATGACAAATAA
- the atpG gene encoding ATP synthase F1 subunit gamma, with protein MANLKEVRIRIASVTSTQQITKAMKMVSAAKLKRATNAIVQLRPYANKLREILADVSASVEGSNSPYTVDREPNKVLIIVVSSNRGLAGAFNANAIKTTNKLVAEKYADQLRKGDVSIIAVGKKGYDFYAKRPAYNIIANHSDLFGDLNFENTSKITEFVMEQFKEGTFDRVEVVYNQFRNAAVQILTSEQILPLLPSEENLSAKEKTAEVDYIIEPSKEKIIEELIPKAIKTQLYKAILDSHASEHGARMTAMDKATDNAGDLLKALKLSYNQARQAAITTELTEIVSGAAALSNG; from the coding sequence ATGGCAAATTTAAAAGAAGTAAGAATCCGTATCGCGTCGGTAACATCAACACAGCAGATTACTAAAGCGATGAAAATGGTGTCTGCAGCGAAATTAAAACGTGCTACTAATGCAATTGTTCAATTGCGTCCGTATGCGAATAAACTTCGTGAGATTTTGGCAGATGTATCTGCAAGTGTAGAAGGAAGTAATTCTCCTTACACTGTAGATCGTGAACCAAATAAAGTGTTGATTATTGTTGTTTCTTCAAATAGAGGTTTGGCTGGTGCTTTTAATGCGAATGCAATCAAGACTACTAATAAGTTAGTTGCTGAAAAATATGCCGATCAATTACGTAAAGGTGATGTGAGTATCATCGCTGTAGGTAAGAAAGGTTATGATTTCTATGCTAAAAGGCCTGCTTATAATATTATTGCCAATCATAGTGATTTATTCGGTGATTTGAATTTTGAAAACACTTCAAAAATCACTGAATTTGTAATGGAACAATTCAAAGAAGGTACCTTTGATCGTGTAGAAGTGGTTTATAACCAATTCAGGAATGCAGCGGTACAAATCTTGACTTCTGAGCAAATATTACCATTACTTCCTTCGGAGGAGAACCTTTCGGCTAAGGAAAAAACTGCTGAGGTTGATTATATTATCGAACCTTCAAAAGAGAAGATCATCGAGGAATTAATTCCTAAAGCTATTAAAACCCAATTATACAAAGCTATTCTGGATTCTCATGCTTCTGAGCATGGGGCTCGTATGACTGCAATGGACAAAGCAACTGATAACGCTGGGGATTTGTTAAAAGCATTGAAGCTTTCATACAACCAAGCTCGTCAGGCTGCTATTACAACAGAATTGACAGAGATTGTTTCTGGTGCTGCAGCATTGTCAAATGGATAA
- a CDS encoding F0F1 ATP synthase subunit delta produces MSVFKVASRYAKSLIDLANEQGSLDAIKTDMEQFIAVLKANPELRAVLSNPIIKLDKKVNILEALFKDKINPAILSFFNIMIQKGRAEVIEAAAHEFIRAYNEVKGIVNATVTSAAPLSDTNLSELKAIIANQINAQVLITNKIDQSLIGGFVITIGDKQYDASIAGKLNRLERYFEGQRA; encoded by the coding sequence ATGTCAGTATTTAAAGTAGCATCGAGATACGCAAAGTCATTAATTGATTTGGCAAATGAACAAGGTAGTTTGGACGCTATCAAAACAGATATGGAACAATTTATCGCTGTTTTGAAAGCTAATCCTGAGCTACGTGCAGTATTGTCTAATCCAATCATTAAATTGGATAAGAAAGTAAATATCTTAGAGGCATTATTTAAAGATAAAATCAATCCCGCTATTTTATCATTCTTCAATATTATGATCCAAAAGGGTCGTGCTGAAGTAATTGAAGCTGCTGCTCATGAATTTATTCGTGCGTACAATGAGGTAAAAGGAATTGTAAATGCTACAGTTACATCTGCGGCACCACTTTCTGATACTAATTTATCAGAATTAAAAGCAATTATTGCAAATCAAATCAATGCACAGGTGTTGATTACTAATAAAATTGATCAATCGTTGATCGGTGGATTTGTAATCACTATTGGTGACAAACAATATGATGCAAGTATTGCAGGTAAATTAAATAGATTAGAAAGATATTTTGAAGGTCAACGCGCATAG